Sequence from the Torulaspora globosa chromosome 4, complete sequence genome:
TCTGATTAGGTCCTCTGGGAACTCGCGTTCTTTTCTCACGGCGGCATCGATGGAGGCGTGCGACATCATGCAAGGCAAGGAAAGCAGAGAGTTGACGCAACCAAAGGAGACTGTCACGGACCAGATTTGCAAAGTCTTGGACGCCACGATGCGGCGCGAATGCTCCAAGGAGCCAGTTTCGAATGATAGGACGGCGCCTGGGCCTTTGTTAAAGGATCTGTGCAGTTCGAACTGCGGATTCGATTTGAGCCCAACGTATCTTGTCTTTAGAGCGCTGTTTTTCTCGGTGGCTTTGAAACCACAGCTGTCCTCGAGCCATTGTGCTATGATCATGGCGTTGTACTGCTGTTGGTACAGACGCACGCTCAGGGTACGCAGACCACGATTCAAGAGCCACGATTCCAGTGGTGAAAGACCGCCACCAGTGGAATTGACCACATAGTAGATGTCCTGAGCGATCTCCGGCGTCCTCGTGATGATCACACCGCCCATGATATCGTGGTGTCCGTTCAGATACTTGGTGGCCGACTCATACACAACATCGCACTGGTGTTTCAGCGGATTGCAGTTCAGCCCGCTCATCATAGTGTTGTCAACGATAACACAAGTAGCCGGAGATGCgctcttgatgaaagaaacGATGCGAGGCAGATCAACCACCTTGCAAAGTGGGTTGGTTGGCGTCTCAAGGAGCACGCAGTCTACCTTATCAATGGAGTCGAACACGGTGCTGAACCTCTCGAAGTCGGCCGTGTCGACGTGCACAGTGCGCGCGTGCGACCTTGAACTCAAAAACGACAACAATCGGTTGCTACCGCCGTACAAATCATCGCCCGCGATGATAGTGGGAACGTGAGTGGTACTCGACACAACCAGTCCCCTCAAGATCACATCCAATGCTGTCATGCCAGAAGCAACAGCGAGCACGTGACTCGCAGGCACTTCGTATAGCTTACCGATCTGGTGCTGCAGTAGACTACGGGACGGATTGCCCGATCTAGAATAGTCGAAGTTCTGCGCTTCTGGATTGTCCAGATCAACTTTGAACGTGGTAGATAAATACACTGGATGGATGGAAGCTCCATGTTTATCCCTATCGCTTCTATTTGTGACCAAACCAGATGTCAGCGACGGCTTGAAATTCTTAAAATTCTGGACCATGTCTAGCGCGTTATGCTTCTTAACCTTGACCTCCCTCTCGCTCTTTTCCCTGGAAACACAAAATAGGACAGTTTCTTATATAGCCCAGGTTCGCGATGACTTCTCACAGTTAGACTTGCGAGCGTTAACTGTGCCTAACTATCCGGAAGCAAGAGAGACCTTCGAGAACCGGCTTGTATTACTTGGCAGTGTTATCTATGCCAGCGTAACCCCGATCACTGTTTCTCCAAATGCCGCCCTCACAAAAGCTGAAGGACTCGACTTTCAAAACCCCGATGTGCCCGTTATAACACCGACACGACCTCAGTCAGCCTCACCTTTGATTCATGGAGTACTTCTGTGGCGTCTTTCAATGACTCGAAGCCACAAAAGAGCCATCTCTGCGGGTAATACGTGTCACATGGATAAACGGAATTAACCCAAGAACCAGTCTAAGTCCGTTGCGGGGCAAAAACGGAAAAATGGCTCGGCTTTTATCTCGCTGATATAAATTGCACATGCTTATGTACGACTGTTTAACTGAAATGGCGGCGGTGCCTGCGCAGGTTTGCTTGTAATTAATGCGCCTCCATTTTGGAACTTGCACGGACGTACATACGTATCCTATTAATAATGAGTGTAGTAGCAATTAGAGCAGACACCATATATTATATTATTTCCTGTTATTCACGCAACCGCTACGATACATATACCAGCAGATTACTCCGGTGCATGTATTTGTTTCGTGAAGAGTCTGTCGCTATCAAGAGTTGATCCGGATCGATTGGGTTTAAATTTAGTGGGATATGTCGGCTTTGCAATTGCAGAGGATAGAATCCAATGGCACTGCAACGAGTTTGAATGATCATTTCAACTTGCAACTGATACCTAAGCAACAGTTGGATCAAGCTGTGAATAATGATCTGACAGGAAATACCCTCGCGTCCGAGACGCAGAGAGGTTATATTCCGAGGAGACCTTCGGTCAGTGCTAATGGTGTGAATGTTTTTGAAGACTTTTTCAGTTTGCAAGAGCCTGATGGCGGCGAAGCTACGCGGGAGAGTCGAAGACTTTCCATCTCGGAATACGACGTCGATAATGCCGGCTATTATGAATACGAGTATTTCGGTAAGAAGAATGATGATATGACACCACCAGCGACTTTTAACGACAACGATGAGGATATAGTAATGATGAGTGACGACGAGGTGCGCCCGTTCGAGTTCGATCTCGCTGGGATGGCGAGTGGCGATGCGCCGGAGCCGCAGCTCGAGATAGACACTTTTCTGGCGGAGGAGTTCACCGATCCGCTGATTTATGGGGCTGACGAACCgcagaggaaaaagatGAGGGATTACTTCAAATTGAACATCTTCAGTAGTAACTCCGGCGCCGCCGACGACAGAAAGAAGTATTTTTGGagcaggaaaaagaagagcGCGCTCAAGAACtacgaggaggaagagctTGTCGTCGAGGAGACGAGCAGCAGCATAGTGATTAACCCATCCAAATTGATCTCCAATCACCACGAGACGGTTGTACCGACGCAGGACAAATACGACGACGGTGACGAATATCTTGGCGCCGAGCCCATATCGCAGTTCACAGTGTTCGATGCGCACGTCCTCGACCAGAACGTCAAATCGCTGGCACCGGCCACAGCGAAGCGAAATTCAAGCAGTATGCCGAAACCGCGGGGGCGTAAGCCATCGCCCATCCCGGATGCATCGAAGCAGTACGGCTGCGAGTACTGCGATAGACGATTCAAGCGCCAAGAACATCTCAAGCGACACATCAGGTCGTTGCACATGGGCGAGAAACCCTTCAACTGTCTGATATGCGGAAAAAAATTCAGCAGAAGCGACAACTTGAATCAGCATGTAAAAACTCATTCGCACCAGGGACTATAGAACTATATAGCGGGACGCAGCCAACGGTAGTCTTCAGGTTTCAATCTGTGGGAAATCTTCTGGAATCTCTAGCTCTTGTCGGATAGATTTTGACTCCACGCCATATTTGGCGCGGAAATAGTCGATAATAATATCGATGTTATCAGTGATAACCTCCAGCTTCCTTAGACTCTGGTCCagagccttcttcttctcatctattttcttcttgtcccATCGCGTCTGCGATAACCGGTTGTACTCCGATTGCAGGTTCTTGATGCTTTCCTCAATCTCCCGGTTCAACTTCAGCTGTTCCTGCCTGGACAGCTGGGTCTTTCCATCTTTGGacttgaaaagctcttttctGTCACCATTGCATGTCGATCTTAAATTTTCCTTGAGCTGCACCGTCTCTTTCTCCTTGGCCTCGATCTGCCCCTTCAGTCTCTCACAGCTGTCATAAACTTTCTGAATAATCTGGTTCTTAAAACACCAATAAACATTAATATTTCCACATTTTTCCACGCAGATCAAACCGTCCTCATCGATCATCTGCTGAACTAAGTCTTTCACTAGCATAGGGGACACGCCGGCGCATTTCTTCGGAATCAatttttccagctctttcatGTTATAGAAGGAATATTCATCTTGCAGGAACCCAAGAATACggttcttcttttcttccagagTTACTACCTGTCTTTTGGGCGGCTAATTACAAATGTTAGTGAGCACGATGTGTTTAAACGGTCTACACAGGAGATTGTAGACATACCATTGTTTTTGACTTGGTTGGATTTTGAACGGTATAACTTAATGAGTCAGTTGGGCGGCTAAAGGTGTTTTTCAGAGGACCGGAAAGGTATAAAACTCGTGCAAAACATAAAAAATGAAACAGCCAAACCGCCAACAAGCCACTGAAGACCCAGGACCAAGCTGGCCAGATATGGGTTGAATAATAGCAGTTATCATGTAGCCAAGAACACAAAACTTGTGCTCAGGAtttggatgaggaagctttCCCATACACGTGAACATCTTCATGTACGAAGGGCTCGGAGTCTGAAGACTTAGCCAGAAAGTTGAATAGGAGTGCTCTGATGGAAGAACGGGTTCAACTGGTAGTGGGTTCCCAGTGGCAAGATGAGATTCAGAAGCAGCTCCTATGCCAGTAAAAGTTCCGAGAAGGAACTGAAAGACTTGGTCAATTTGCCAGAGAACGGCAACAGGTGCGGAGAATGTGGAAATGTTTTCCCTACATGGTGTTCGGTTAATTTAGGAGTGTTTTTATGTGGCAGATGCGCTTCAGTCCACCGGAAAATCCTTTCATTGAGAGACGACGATGCGTATTCTGACGTGAAATCTCTGACGATTGATCGCTGGAGTGAGCGAGACTTGGACGATTTAGCAAGAAGTGGAGGGAATAGACATAACAACGAACTGTGGAATCCCAAGAAGCAGCCCTTTCCGTACGACGGTGACGAGGACAAGAGCGTTGTGGAGCAGTTTATTAGAGATAAATACGTTAACGGCAAGTTCAGGTACTCTGCCATTAACCCCGACGACTACGGGATCAGCGGGAACAGGAGGAGAAGAGACAGCACGAGAGAGAGGAGCAGAAGCGGATCCAGCCTTAATGTGAGGAGAGGCTACGGCTCAGCGGGCGATCTGCCCCGGTTAAGCAATCGTCAGGCGAGAGACTACGAGTTGAGCAGGTACTCGCGAGAGCTGCGGACGTTGAAGGACATGGGGTTCAGGGACATCGATTTGAATGCGCAGGCTCTCAGCCACGCACACGGCGATGTAAACAGAGCCATCGACATTCTCGAAAACCACAACAGGGGCAACGGAAGCAGCACTACATCGTTGCACGGCAGCAGAGGCAGCTCAGTCACCAACTCCAGGGCAGGATCGCGAACCAATCTGTCTGCGCCAGATATCAATCCACCGCTGCCCAGGAGACCAGCTAGTCAAAGCGCTCCGCAGCCGGCTGTGTTTGATGGCACAGACGAGAGCCTGATGATGCCTGTCGCGACCGGCCAGCTGCCACAACCTGCAGTATTCGACGGCGCCACGGGCATAGCTCCCGTTCAGCAGTATTACGACCCCGCCACGGGCATGATCTACGTAGATCAGCAACAGTACCAGCAGCAATTCCTacttcaacagcaacaacagcaacaacacCAGCTGCAGCAATTACATCAACAACAgttgcaacagcagcaaacacAGGCAGAAAAGAACGAACTACTCTCGCTCTACCAACGCCCAGACCTATACACTACACCGGTAGAAATCAACCAGAATAATCCAAATTACCAGCTACTGAGTCAA
This genomic interval carries:
- the STR3 gene encoding cystathionine beta-lyase STR3 (ancestral locus Anc_8.145), which translates into the protein MVQNFKNFKPSLTSGLVTNRSDRDKHGASIHPVYLSTTFKVDLDNPEAQNFDYSRSGNPSRSLLQHQIGKLYEVPASHVLAVASGMTALDVILRGLVVSSTTHVPTIIAGDDLYGGSNRLLSFLSSRSHARTVHVDTADFERFSTVFDSIDKVDCVLLETPTNPLCKVVDLPRIVSFIKSASPATCVIVDNTMMSGLNCNPLKHQCDVVYESATKYLNGHHDIMGGVIITRTPEIAQDIYYVVNSTGGGLSPLESWLLNRGLRTLSVRLYQQQYNAMIIAQWLEDSCGFKATEKNSALKTRYVGLKSNPQFELHRSFNKGPGAVLSFETGSLEHSRRIVASKTLQIWSVTVSFGCVNSLLSLPCMMSHASIDAAVRKEREFPEDLIRLCVGIEDVSDLQKDLLNAMIDADVIELRENGKYLYNRLNDHLGLNTIAENGPKAGNIYEQFYGNDLIEQDNRMNHRALKL
- the COM2 gene encoding Com2p (ancestral locus Anc_8.144), with the translated sequence MSALQLQRIESNGTATSLNDHFNLQLIPKQQLDQAVNNDLTGNTLASETQRGYIPRRPSVSANGVNVFEDFFSLQEPDGGEATRESRRLSISEYDVDNAGYYEYEYFGKKNDDMTPPATFNDNDEDIVMMSDDEVRPFEFDLAGMASGDAPEPQLEIDTFLAEEFTDPLIYGADEPQRKKMRDYFKLNIFSSNSGAADDRKKYFWSRKKKSALKNYEEEELVVEETSSSIVINPSKLISNHHETVVPTQDKYDDGDEYLGAEPISQFTVFDAHVLDQNVKSLAPATAKRNSSSMPKPRGRKPSPIPDASKQYGCEYCDRRFKRQEHLKRHIRSLHMGEKPFNCLICGKKFSRSDNLNQHVKTHSHQGL
- the MND1 gene encoding Mnd1p (ancestral locus Anc_8.143), with amino-acid sequence MKELEKLIPKKCAGVSPMLVKDLVQQMIDEDGLICVEKCGNINVYWCFKNQIIQKVYDSCERLKGQIEAKEKETVQLKENLRSTCNGDRKELFKSKDGKTQLSRQEQLKLNREIEESIKNLQSEYNRLSQTRWDKKKIDEKKKALDQSLRKLEVITDNIDIIIDYFRAKYGVESKSIRQELEIPEDFPQIET
- the GTS1 gene encoding Gts1p (ancestral locus Anc_8.142), with protein sequence MRFRSSSYASKSSEKELKDLVNLPENGNRCGECGNVFPTWCSVNLGVFLCGRCASVHRKILSLRDDDAYSDVKSLTIDRWSERDLDDLARSGGNRHNNELWNPKKQPFPYDGDEDKSVVEQFIRDKYVNGKFRYSAINPDDYGISGNRRRRDSTRERSRSGSSLNVRRGYGSAGDLPRLSNRQARDYELSRYSRELRTLKDMGFRDIDLNAQALSHAHGDVNRAIDILENHNRGNGSSTTSLHGSRGSSVTNSRAGSRTNLSAPDINPPLPRRPASQSAPQPAVFDGTDESLMMPVATGQLPQPAVFDGATGIAPVQQYYDPATGMIYVDQQQYQQQFLLQQQQQQQHQLQQLHQQQLQQQQTQAEKNELLSLYQRPDLYTTPVEINQNNPNYQLLSQVQQQQQQELLQMQHAQMQSAQPPQQMYQAYYMP